In the genome of Polaribacter atrinae, one region contains:
- a CDS encoding M60 family metallopeptidase, whose amino-acid sequence MYLKTFKIFLLFVILFSVSCSESANTAVQPEIENPKITDPEKYEPTNANSIDKDVKISPNSASASEYQSGTDIQKTIDGDKSTIYHSRWGDATEYPVELIYNFSDTKDLIDYFVLYPRSDATNGDILELSVYTKAQGESDYALFKEYVFTNGNSPKMIAFPEGFVNPASIKLSVTKGVNDFVSLAEIEFYKESATLEASLSVFSDKACTVLVPGTTREDIDNIDNEFIKAMALAIFNEVYEEFRIGNFKSYANPDIASIANKTGTYGIYDNATGIYVKWGTDMVVFMNDFEGEISLRVVNHNQGFGGVDYVLKPGVNRFQVNTEGLAYLIYQNEAQYEVKANFATGKINGYFDVAKHTNEDWQALIDNAEYTYFDVLGELSMLSFTTADFRQYNTNITELIGLYDNMVDLEQDFLGLYKYDRANKSRMYYRTNTHQDMFMYATSNRTEYHKSTMPGLINPNTLKTDPWGPAHEIGHINQTSPGLKWLGLTEVTTNIYSLYVQTTWGNAARIDEEVVAPYNNRYENALTEIVAANISHAEHGDVFCKLVPFWQLQLYFSDVLGKKDFYKDVHEIIRTTEDADTNGESQIEFAKICSDAAETDLTAFFIDWGFLKVVDKELNDYGAGTITVTQTMVDDAIADIKSKGYPEPAMKLQFIHEQSLNIYKSKGALSIGNASVVNNEITITGTNNAVVYQQERDGNIIYISVRDKFTVTSFNASDKIFAVGYDGERQEISVQ is encoded by the coding sequence ATGTACCTTAAAACATTCAAAATATTTTTACTATTTGTAATATTATTTTCTGTTAGTTGCTCAGAAAGTGCTAACACTGCAGTACAACCAGAAATAGAGAATCCAAAAATTACAGATCCAGAAAAATATGAGCCTACCAATGCAAATAGTATAGATAAAGATGTTAAAATATCTCCAAATAGTGCATCTGCAAGTGAGTATCAAAGTGGAACAGATATTCAAAAAACAATAGATGGAGATAAATCCACAATTTATCATAGTAGATGGGGAGATGCTACAGAATATCCGGTAGAACTTATTTATAATTTTTCGGATACTAAAGATTTAATAGATTATTTCGTGCTTTATCCGCGTAGCGATGCTACAAATGGTGATATTTTAGAATTATCAGTTTATACAAAAGCTCAAGGAGAAAGTGATTATGCTTTGTTTAAAGAATATGTTTTTACAAATGGAAATTCTCCTAAAATGATAGCATTTCCTGAAGGGTTTGTAAATCCGGCTTCTATAAAATTATCCGTAACTAAAGGAGTAAACGATTTTGTTAGTCTTGCAGAAATTGAGTTTTATAAAGAAAGCGCAACTTTAGAAGCTAGCTTAAGTGTTTTTAGTGATAAAGCCTGTACAGTACTTGTACCAGGAACTACAAGAGAAGATATTGATAATATAGATAATGAGTTTATAAAAGCGATGGCATTAGCTATTTTTAATGAAGTTTATGAAGAGTTTAGAATAGGCAATTTTAAAAGCTATGCAAATCCAGACATTGCTAGTATTGCAAATAAAACAGGAACCTATGGTATTTACGATAATGCGACCGGAATTTATGTTAAATGGGGTACAGATATGGTTGTTTTTATGAACGATTTTGAAGGAGAAATATCTTTACGAGTTGTAAATCACAATCAAGGTTTTGGAGGTGTCGATTATGTTCTAAAACCAGGAGTAAATAGGTTTCAAGTAAATACAGAAGGACTTGCTTATTTAATATATCAAAATGAAGCACAATATGAAGTAAAAGCTAATTTTGCCACAGGAAAAATTAACGGCTATTTTGATGTTGCCAAGCACACTAATGAAGATTGGCAAGCGCTTATTGATAATGCAGAATATACTTATTTTGATGTGTTGGGTGAATTGTCAATGTTATCTTTTACCACTGCAGATTTCCGTCAGTACAACACCAATATTACAGAGCTTATTGGATTATATGATAATATGGTGGATCTAGAACAGGATTTTCTAGGATTGTATAAATATGATAGAGCCAATAAATCTCGCATGTATTACAGAACAAATACACATCAAGATATGTTTATGTACGCTACAAGTAATAGGACAGAGTACCATAAAAGTACCATGCCAGGACTTATTAACCCTAATACATTAAAAACAGATCCTTGGGGGCCAGCACACGAAATTGGGCATATTAACCAAACTAGTCCAGGTTTAAAATGGCTAGGATTAACCGAAGTTACCACAAATATTTATAGCCTTTATGTACAAACTACTTGGGGTAACGCAGCTAGAATAGATGAAGAAGTTGTTGCTCCTTATAATAATCGTTATGAAAATGCATTAACTGAAATTGTAGCGGCAAATATTTCTCATGCAGAACACGGTGATGTGTTTTGTAAGTTAGTTCCGTTTTGGCAATTACAATTATATTTTTCTGATGTATTAGGAAAAAAAGATTTTTATAAAGACGTTCATGAGATTATTAGAACAACAGAAGATGCTGATACTAATGGAGAATCGCAAATTGAATTTGCTAAAATTTGTTCGGATGCAGCAGAAACAGATTTAACAGCATTTTTTATTGACTGGGGCTTTCTAAAAGTAGTAGATAAAGAACTTAACGATTATGGAGCAGGTACTATAACCGTTACACAAACTATGGTAGATGATGCTATTGCAGATATTAAATCTAAAGGTTATCCAGAACCAGCCATGAAGTTACAATTTATACACGAGCAAAGTTTAAACATTTACAAAAGTAAAGGGGCGCTTAGTATTGGAAATGCTTCTGTGGTTAATAATGAAATAACGATAACAGGAACAAATAATGCGGTTGTATATCAACAAGAAAGAGATGGAAATATTATATATATATCTGTAAGAGATAAGTTTACTGTTACTTCTTTTAATGCTTCAGATAAAATATTTGCAGTTGGTTATGATGGAGAACGTCAAGAAATTTCAGTGCAGTAA
- a CDS encoding RagB/SusD family nutrient uptake outer membrane protein, whose product MKKLITYLTVIVIFSTVFSCEDYLEIVPDERPTEEDAFRNPNAALGYLYSCYSYIPKQRSGTSSIDLMTADEIVTAFEHETFAKFPRGEYTASSPVISYWDDLYKGIRQCYIFINNVDAVADLDNSTKTLYKAEANFLIGYYHFLLLRMYGPVVIADQQFDINMSVADYPLRSTYDASIDFIVEKLDEASQDLPLQPVSQSDYGRATSVIAKSVKARMLLYAASPLFNGGGQDMASLYGNFLDDEGNQLISTTYNKEKWKRAADACKEAIDIAGAAGIELYENSTYNSDLPSDPIEKDLRYVFVDKNSSEIIWGETRKETIYDFQFKSTPTVSGFAWNGVGPTLTILESFYTKNGLPISKDPEYNYGNRYNIVDTDLGATMGLNLEREPRFNAWISYHNSYYEVIRGAEKQVLTQYRRNDNYGIQGRSNNYTPTGYLNKKGVAPELVQNQYSVSVNYPWPVIRLGELYLNYAEALIEYGQDFSTAKDYIDKVRTRAGIPTIDEAWNPIGGANDQSTLRDIVRQERTIELYLENHRFWDLRRWQIADQYLNDNLQGMNIQGETDEEFFRVTEVQFPRSFSQRNFLMPIPQSEINKNELLIQNPGY is encoded by the coding sequence ATGAAAAAACTAATAACATATTTAACAGTAATTGTAATTTTTTCAACCGTATTCAGTTGCGAAGATTATCTAGAGATTGTACCAGACGAAAGACCAACGGAAGAAGATGCTTTTAGAAACCCAAATGCAGCTTTAGGATATTTGTATTCTTGTTATTCGTATATACCAAAACAGAGATCGGGAACATCTTCTATCGATTTAATGACGGCAGATGAAATTGTTACTGCCTTTGAGCATGAAACCTTTGCAAAGTTCCCAAGAGGAGAATATACGGCTTCTTCCCCTGTAATTTCATATTGGGACGATTTGTATAAAGGGATTAGACAATGTTACATTTTTATCAATAATGTAGATGCTGTAGCAGATTTAGATAATAGTACTAAAACACTATATAAAGCTGAAGCTAACTTTTTAATTGGTTATTATCATTTCTTATTATTAAGAATGTACGGACCAGTGGTAATTGCAGATCAGCAATTCGATATTAACATGTCAGTTGCCGATTATCCATTAAGATCAACTTATGATGCTAGTATCGATTTTATTGTTGAAAAATTAGATGAAGCATCTCAAGATTTACCATTACAACCAGTTAGCCAGTCAGATTATGGTCGTGCTACAAGCGTTATCGCAAAGTCTGTTAAAGCTAGAATGTTATTGTATGCAGCATCCCCTTTATTTAATGGAGGAGGTCAAGACATGGCTAGTTTATATGGTAATTTTCTTGATGATGAAGGAAATCAATTAATAAGTACAACCTATAATAAAGAAAAGTGGAAACGTGCAGCAGATGCTTGTAAAGAAGCGATTGATATTGCAGGAGCAGCGGGAATTGAATTATATGAAAATAGTACATATAATTCAGATTTACCTTCAGACCCTATTGAAAAAGATTTACGTTATGTATTTGTAGATAAGAACTCTAGTGAGATTATCTGGGGAGAAACTCGAAAAGAAACTATTTACGATTTTCAATTTAAAAGTACACCAACAGTATCTGGTTTTGCATGGAATGGCGTAGGCCCAACCTTAACTATTTTAGAATCTTTTTACACCAAAAATGGTTTACCAATTAGTAAAGACCCAGAGTATAATTATGGAAATAGATATAATATTGTTGATACAGATTTAGGAGCTACAATGGGACTTAATTTAGAAAGAGAGCCTCGTTTTAATGCATGGATTTCTTACCACAACAGTTATTATGAGGTAATAAGAGGTGCAGAAAAACAAGTTTTAACTCAATATAGACGTAATGATAACTATGGTATTCAAGGTAGAAGTAATAATTACACGCCAACAGGATATCTTAATAAAAAAGGTGTAGCACCAGAATTGGTTCAAAATCAGTATTCTGTTTCTGTTAACTACCCATGGCCAGTAATTAGATTAGGTGAGTTGTATTTAAATTATGCCGAAGCTTTAATAGAATACGGTCAAGATTTTAGCACAGCAAAAGATTATATAGACAAAGTTAGAACACGAGCAGGTATACCAACAATAGACGAAGCTTGGAATCCAATTGGAGGCGCAAATGATCAATCTACACTTCGTGATATTGTTCGTCAAGAAAGAACAATAGAGCTTTATTTAGAAAATCATAGATTTTGGGATTTAAGAAGATGGCAAATCGCTGATCAGTATTTGAATGATAATCTACAAGGAATGAATATACAAGGGGAAACAGATGAAGAATTCTTTAGAGTTACCGAAGTACAATTTCCAAGATCTTTTAGTCAAAGAAATTTTTTAATGCCTATTCCTCAGTCAGAAATAAACAAAAACGAATTGTTAATTCAAAACCCAGGATATTAA
- a CDS encoding SusC/RagA family TonB-linked outer membrane protein translates to MGTIIDVDKTPIYGANVIIQGTTIGTTTDFDGKYTLKVPTSATSLTFSYLGFTTKTVLIENRSVINVTLEASSAELDEIVIVGFGSQKKISVVGAVSTMASEDLRSANTTISSSLAGNVAGIIGVQRSGQPGADGASFYIRGVATYSGVSNPLILLDGVEISQGDLNSLSPEVIESVSVLKDATATAVYGTRGANGVLIVATKTGKNLDKPRINVRVQSQFTMPTSTPEFVGGVEYMELYNEAVTQRGTGEILFSQDKINGTRDGLNQYVFPNVDWYDAMFNDFADNQEINVSVQGGGKKVGYFMNATMNNQNGMLKKFDVNSYDNNINVRKFTFQNNIDADLSSTTKVALKLNTQLRYYNGPSTNVQSIFSSVMNTNPVVFPMYYPLEEGADPRDLMYGGKSGGAVNDGFENPFASMTRGYTDNFQSTVLATFTGEQKLDFITEGLVFKGLASFKNWSTTTVTRSKGYNQYELGSYQVNADGTYDYSLNQVGAAQSISLGTSTATSGDRRFYMQPSIEYKKSFDKHEVSGLLLYNQTEYLINSPYDLSSSLPERRMGYAGRVTYDFDNRYLFEANFGYNGSENFAEGNRFGFFPSVGAGYVISNEKYFEGLTDVIDVLKIRASWGKVGNDRIGGARFPYLSDIDLNGSGFTTGVEQTTNYSGPVYNQFANTGISWETAEKLDIGLQLDLTNGFKFNIDYFREKRDNIFVDISTTIPTVFGTSGTNVYANLGEVLNKGFDFSLQYDKQIGEDFFISSRGTFTFARNKVLVNNEPAYSDFPNLSAVGYPIGTQLGYKAERLFIDQAEVDNSPVQQLGGFVSAGDIKYTDVTGDGIINSDDRVRMGNPAIPEIVYGLSTSIRYKKLDLSFLLQGVARTSFFTSGFHPFGSQGVRNVLQWVADDHYSASNPDIYAAYPKLSKLDNGNNTQNSTYWLEDGSFLKLRSAELGYNIGNTRIFLSGYNLLTFSKFKKWDPEQGGGSGLSYPTQSIFNLGVQLKFN, encoded by the coding sequence ATGGGAACTATAATCGATGTAGACAAAACTCCAATTTATGGAGCAAATGTTATAATTCAGGGTACAACTATTGGTACAACTACCGATTTTGATGGAAAATATACCCTTAAAGTACCAACATCAGCAACATCACTTACATTTTCTTATTTAGGTTTTACAACTAAAACTGTTCTCATAGAAAATAGGAGTGTAATAAATGTAACTTTAGAAGCTTCTTCTGCAGAGTTAGATGAGATTGTTATAGTTGGCTTTGGATCTCAAAAGAAAATTAGTGTTGTAGGAGCAGTTTCTACAATGGCTTCCGAAGATTTAAGGTCTGCTAATACCACCATTTCTAGCTCGCTAGCAGGTAATGTAGCAGGTATTATTGGTGTGCAACGTTCTGGACAGCCTGGGGCTGATGGAGCAAGTTTCTATATCCGTGGGGTTGCTACTTATAGTGGTGTCTCCAACCCATTAATTTTATTAGATGGAGTAGAAATCTCTCAAGGCGATTTAAATAGTTTAAGTCCAGAAGTTATAGAATCTGTTTCTGTACTTAAAGATGCAACAGCAACAGCTGTTTACGGAACTAGAGGAGCTAACGGTGTATTAATTGTTGCTACTAAAACAGGTAAAAATTTAGATAAACCAAGAATTAATGTGCGTGTGCAATCTCAGTTTACTATGCCAACATCAACACCAGAGTTTGTAGGTGGTGTAGAATATATGGAATTATATAACGAAGCTGTTACTCAAAGAGGTACTGGAGAAATATTGTTTTCTCAAGATAAAATTAATGGTACACGAGATGGCTTAAACCAATATGTGTTTCCAAATGTAGATTGGTATGATGCTATGTTTAATGATTTTGCAGATAACCAAGAGATTAATGTTAGTGTTCAAGGTGGTGGGAAAAAAGTAGGCTACTTTATGAATGCTACTATGAATAACCAGAATGGTATGTTAAAGAAATTTGATGTAAACTCTTATGACAATAACATTAATGTTAGAAAATTTACTTTTCAAAATAATATTGATGCCGATTTATCGTCAACTACAAAAGTTGCGTTAAAATTAAATACACAATTAAGGTATTACAACGGACCATCTACAAATGTTCAATCTATTTTTAGTTCAGTTATGAATACGAATCCAGTTGTTTTTCCTATGTATTATCCATTAGAAGAAGGCGCAGATCCTAGAGACTTAATGTATGGTGGTAAAAGTGGAGGAGCCGTTAATGATGGATTTGAAAACCCTTTTGCTTCAATGACCCGTGGTTATACTGATAACTTTCAAAGTACGGTATTGGCTACGTTTACAGGAGAACAAAAATTAGATTTTATTACAGAAGGTTTGGTTTTTAAAGGTTTAGCGTCTTTTAAAAACTGGTCTACTACAACGGTTACGCGTTCTAAAGGTTACAACCAATATGAACTAGGTTCTTATCAAGTGAATGCAGATGGTACTTATGATTATAGTTTAAATCAAGTAGGAGCAGCACAAAGTATTTCTTTAGGAACCTCTACAGCGACTTCAGGAGATAGAAGGTTTTATATGCAACCATCTATCGAGTATAAAAAATCTTTTGATAAACATGAGGTGTCAGGGTTACTTTTATATAATCAAACAGAATACCTTATAAATAGTCCTTACGATTTATCAAGTTCATTACCAGAAAGAAGAATGGGGTATGCAGGTCGTGTAACTTACGATTTTGATAACAGATATCTTTTTGAAGCTAACTTTGGTTATAATGGTTCTGAAAACTTTGCAGAAGGTAATCGTTTTGGATTTTTTCCTTCGGTAGGTGCAGGTTATGTTATTAGTAATGAAAAATACTTCGAGGGGTTAACAGATGTTATTGATGTTTTAAAAATTAGAGCCAGTTGGGGTAAAGTTGGTAACGACCGTATTGGTGGTGCACGTTTCCCTTATTTGTCTGATATTGATCTTAACGGTAGTGGTTTTACAACAGGTGTTGAGCAAACCACGAATTACTCAGGTCCGGTTTATAATCAATTTGCTAACACAGGCATCTCATGGGAAACGGCTGAAAAATTAGATATAGGGCTTCAGTTAGATTTAACAAATGGATTTAAATTTAACATCGATTATTTTAGAGAAAAAAGAGATAATATTTTTGTTGATATTTCTACTACAATACCTACTGTATTTGGAACATCTGGAACTAATGTATATGCTAATTTAGGAGAAGTTTTAAATAAAGGTTTCGATTTTTCGCTTCAATATGACAAACAAATTGGTGAAGATTTCTTTATTTCTTCAAGAGGTACATTTACGTTTGCTCGTAACAAGGTTTTAGTTAATAACGAACCAGCCTATAGTGATTTTCCAAATTTATCAGCTGTTGGCTATCCTATTGGAACGCAGTTGGGGTATAAGGCAGAGCGTTTATTTATTGATCAAGCAGAGGTAGATAACAGTCCTGTTCAACAATTAGGTGGTTTTGTTTCTGCAGGTGATATTAAATATACGGATGTTACAGGCGATGGAATTATTAATAGTGATGACCGTGTTAGAATGGGGAATCCTGCAATACCTGAAATTGTTTATGGTTTAAGTACATCAATACGTTATAAAAAATTGGATCTGTCCTTTTTACTTCAAGGTGTTGCACGTACATCATTCTTTACAAGTGGGTTTCATCCTTTCGGAAGTCAAGGTGTTAGAAATGTATTGCAATGGGTAGCAGATGATCACTACAGTGCTAGTAACCCAGATATCTATGCAGCATATCCAAAATTATCTAAGTTAGATAATGGTAATAATACTCAAAACTCTACATATTGGTTAGAAGATGGTTCTTTCTTAAAACTAAGAAGTGCGGAGTTGGGGTATAATATTGGTAATACTAGAATATTTTTAAGTGGTTATAACTTATTAACTTTTTCTAAATTCAAAAAGTGGGATCCAGAGCAAGGTGGTGGAAGTGGACTTTCATACCCTACACAAAGTATCTTTAATTTAGGTGTACAATTAAAATTTAATTAA
- a CDS encoding discoidin domain-containing protein, whose product MRKILYTAIVALLLIGCDDSNDSNIAEPTDVVSVSAESRLGGALVKWDIPEDADYTYLEIGYVKNGKQVIEHASKFTDTLLVEGLINKEDFSFTIKSVNETPNARTEGAILTSNSVTPIRRLPDITYYPEELEKLSITSDMIDTYTQENSEGPKANLVDGDINTYWHSAWSSGVAPLPHWIEINNTEVSNLGAIKYWLRQNNGDKGGRPTQWGLETSEDGVTWERVWESDDNLSVSDSSIEHSVTFDKNYSATNFRVLILKDGSGTYAHLGEISFYKMDSRIVDKELEAEEVYYSF is encoded by the coding sequence ATGAGAAAAATATTATATACCGCAATAGTAGCACTTTTATTAATAGGGTGTGACGATTCTAACGATAGTAACATAGCAGAACCAACCGATGTAGTAAGTGTTAGCGCTGAATCTCGATTAGGAGGAGCCTTAGTAAAATGGGATATCCCTGAAGATGCCGATTATACTTACCTAGAAATAGGTTATGTTAAAAACGGAAAGCAAGTTATTGAACATGCAAGTAAATTTACTGATACTTTATTGGTGGAAGGTCTAATTAATAAAGAAGACTTTTCTTTTACCATAAAATCTGTAAATGAAACTCCCAATGCAAGAACAGAAGGAGCTATACTTACCAGTAATTCGGTAACACCTATTAGAAGGTTACCAGATATTACGTACTATCCAGAAGAATTAGAGAAGTTATCTATAACTAGTGATATGATAGATACTTATACACAAGAAAATAGTGAAGGACCAAAAGCAAACTTGGTAGATGGAGATATTAATACTTACTGGCATTCTGCTTGGTCTAGTGGTGTGGCTCCGTTACCTCACTGGATTGAAATAAACAATACAGAGGTGTCAAATCTTGGTGCTATTAAATATTGGCTTAGACAAAATAATGGAGATAAAGGTGGTAGGCCAACGCAATGGGGACTAGAAACTAGTGAAGATGGAGTTACTTGGGAACGTGTTTGGGAATCTGATGATAACCTATCTGTTTCAGATAGTTCTATAGAACATTCTGTAACTTTTGATAAAAACTATTCTGCAACTAACTTTAGAGTATTAATTCTTAAAGATGGAAGTGGTACTTATGCCCACTTAGGAGAGATTTCATTTTATAAAATGGATTCTAGAATTGTAGACAAAGAACTGGAAGCAGAAGAAGTTTATTATAGCTTCTAA